DNA sequence from the Coregonus clupeaformis isolate EN_2021a unplaced genomic scaffold, ASM2061545v1 scaf5220, whole genome shotgun sequence genome:
TTTCTGCCAACATGCCACAAAACTAAGAGTCATGATCTGTATAATGTCTGCTTCTACTACAGAGCTATCTTGGTTCAGTGTTGCCATGGTGACCTGGCCTGGCCGTGCAGCGGGATGTTACCTCGATCTTGCCCGCTGAACAGGAAGTGGCCAGCTCCAGACTGGCACCTGAGGACAAGGAGCCCTGTGATTCCCTCCGACCGTTGCTGCCCCAGGAAGCTACCCAACACAGGAAGGCCagggaggtcagaggtcacagtTAGGAACTCATTCCACATGTAGACAGAAAACGCACTTAGTATTAGGGACAATACCAGTATTGCGATATTTTTTCCATGCAAAATATGAAAACAAGAAGCAGACCAAACTATTTgttcctttaaaaacctgctgtatgtcaaatattgtgtgctataatattataaataaataaatgggactctggatgacaacataatgatgtttgtttccaacattagggctgtttttctttgtgttttgtttccttgccacgatactaactagtatcgcgatactggtatcatcccgtcCCTACTTACTATCcacacatcacaacacagctccaCATAAAAGACAAGCTATTATCCACACATCGTCACAACACAGCTCCACATAAAAGACAAGCTACTATCCATGcatcatcacaacacagctccaCATAAAAGACAAGCTACTATCAAGGTAAAACAATTGCATTAACATCGGCAATGACATAAATCCGATTAAGCTCAAAACACCATTTGAAATGCAGCTTCAGAAGTTCACCTTTCATCATAACAAATGTATAGCACACAGTGCAGTGCAGTGCATTGCCTGACCAAAGAACCAACACCATAATGCATGCCAGAAAGCTTCATGTCAATATTGAAACCATACAAAAGAAGTTCCCTCCTGGGGAAAGAAAAATGTTATTTGAATTGAATACATAAGATTAACTCCTTGTGACATTCTATGACTAAGAGTCGCCCACCGAGGTTGATTTCTCCGATGTCCTTTTTCTTGGGTCCCTTCCCGAAGCTCCGGTTCCGGGCCCAAGAGAAGAAGATACCCCGTTTCTTATGCTCCTCATGCTCGTCTATGGGGTCCTCGTTAAGTGaccttcctgacctctgcttccTGGCCTCCTATTGGTCAACAAAACAACTAGTTCAAACAACCTGTCTAACACCTGGGTCGTATACATTAGTGCACACCATAGGCAAACCATTTTGCTATTAAAAACATTTtgaaacaaaacatttttttgcaatggaaaacaagtttcttattggacaagttcaggtagtccctttTTTCCGTTTGGTATCTAGTGAATACGACCCTGAGGTTTTGAAGGTTAACAAACACCTATACTGGCTACAACACAAAATGTGCATCCCACAGGCGAATTACACAAATATCTGCAATGGTTACTAAGACAATAGCATATACTCTTTTGGCTGTTAAGGTTACTTTAGTACAAGGTGGGTACCTTTATGGgcgtggagagggagagggaggagctgGCGCTGTGCTTGGAGGGGGCGGGGCTACAGGGGATCTGGTAGGGATCAGGTAAAGGTCCTCCCTCCACCTCGGCCAGCATGCACTCCTGATACAGGCCAGACTTCAGGAACCTGGAGTAGCTGTCAAACTTCATCAGGTTGAAGATCTACAGACAAAATGGGGAAAGAAAAGGGTCTGGTGTTATAAAGGGTCACAATCGGTTATGACAGGTGTTATGACATATGTGGTAACAGCTATGATTAAGTCATGTTTGTAACAACATTGGACAGACCTACACTGACGTTGTACAGgcctgtgagtttgtgtgtgtgtgtgtgtgtgtgtatgccagttTGTGTTTGACCTTGGTAAAGCACAAGAGCCATTTTGGAAACAGGCAGatgacactgaataataacaatTGTTCCAGCAGTGACACTGTGCTGCTCCTagccttttgtgtgtgtgtgtgtgtgtgtgtgtgtgtgtgtgtgtgtgtgtgtgtgtgtgtgtgtgtgtgtgtgtgtgtgtattgtgtgtgtgtgtgtgtgtgtgtgtgtgtgtgtgtgtgtgtgtgtgtgtgtgtaagggtggGTTGACAATAaagtatattattatttattcaaCAACATTACATAGTAGGCAGTTGGTCCTCTCAACTGTAACTGCTGAGCCTTGAACATGTTTGGACACGGGGAGGTGAGGACGTCGTCGGCTAGTTGGGCCTCTCACCTGTAACTGCTGAGCCTTGAACATGTTTGGACACGGGGAGGTGAGGACGTCATCGGCCAGTTGGGCCTCTCACCTGTAACTGCTGAGCCTTGAACATGTTTGGACACGGGGAGGTGAGGACGTCGTCGGCCAGTTGGGCCTGACTATCGATGTTGACCGGCGTGGTGGCCTTACTGGACAGGAAGCTGTTGTAGATCTCCCCCGCCCTCTGGGATAGCTGGAGAGGAAGAGgatttacaaacacacacacaactatgaCGTAACCCAGTCCATTGTTATGAAGGGGACTGATTCTAGTGTTTTACACTCAGCCACAACCGGATCCTCACTCAGCCACACAAGGTGCTGCACAAACAGCAGttgacttatttatttattttttaaccccCTTTATCTCCCCAATTTAGTgattacaatcttgtctcatcgctgcaactccccaacgggctcgggagaggcgaaggttggtAAGCGTCTCCAAACGCAGTATGACCCAAAcagcgcttcttaacacccgcttgcTCGCTAACCCAGCCGCACCACACAGTGGAGGAACACAGTTCAACTGCGCGACGGTCGCCTCGCCCGGCCcgcacaaggagtcgctagagcgcgatgagcgcAAGTTGagcccccggccaaaccctcccctaaaccGGACGTACGCCACAGTTGTGCGCCGCCTATGGGACTCCGGTCACGGCCGGGTACAGCCTGGGAACgcaaccccaggctgtagtgacgccgcaacactttgatgcagtgccttagactgctgcgccagcACCAAGACATTGTCTGTTGAGACACACAGACATATCCAGTATATTGAGGGCTCTTTTCTAATCAATCCATGACATCCAAAACCTATGGAAAAGATAGGAAAGTATGGTTTGGTCTTGGTGGTGTGTACGAGGAAGAACCGTACCTGCTTTTTGTCCGTTGCAGGTATATGACTGAAGTATTCGCAAGCCTGCCAGAACAAGATATTCTCCTCACTGAATTCCTTCTTGAGGAATTCCTGTGGAGACACAAACAACAGCTTTATCATACCTGCAGTAAACCTGGAGAGTGTTCTGGTCCGGTGTTGATTGGCTATATAGTTTACTATTGCTTCTGTTCAACAGAAGATAATGATTTTAATGtcttcaaactcaactctggacctcgacaccagttccactgcgttttttcattgttgccctctaatcagggactgatttagacctgggacaccaggtgggggAAATTAATTATTGGGTAGaagagaaaaccagcaggctccggacctcgaaGGGTAAGAATTGAATACTCCTGTTTTAATGTCTGAGGTAGCGTCATATTGATTTCATCCAACagaatgaatgagagagagaattgtAACATCACGTAACATGCAAACTAAAACAACATTTTCTTGTTGTTGATTAGTGGTATATACTGCTGTTTATATTCCACAGAACACGTGTTTGGACGTCTGAGGTAGACGAGTATACATTTCATCTAACAGAatggagaatgagagagataATGGACTGTTGAGTTCGTTGGGTTTCAGATCACATAACTAAACTAACAGTGAACTAAAATGATGTGAACTAAAATAAAACTCAATTTCCCAGAGTTCTTTACTGCACGTACTGAGAAGTAACGGACGCCGATGGGGTCCTGGAGCAGACGCTCGAAGCATGCGGCCCAGCTGGCCACCCGGCGCTCTGACAGCCTCCTGTGGCTGCCGGCGCCGGGCAGACTGCCATTGCTGTTCAGACTGCTCTGGCTGCAGCAGCCCTGGAGCTGCACACTACCACCatggtctggagagagaggaaaatggTAGGGAAAGTGGTTAGGGGACAGGAGGGGTAGGGATGAGGACAGTGACTGTTCTGACAACAACAGCCTTGATACTGCACCATAGTCTACAGCAGAGAAAAGCTCATTCGGGGACACAATTCTAAGCTAG
Encoded proteins:
- the LOC123490871 gene encoding regulator of G-protein signaling 12-like, translated to MSLFVLFQSAASSDGDHGGSVQLQGCCSQSSLNSNGSLPGAGSHRRLSERRVASWAACFERLLQDPIGVRYFSEFLKKEFSEENILFWQACEYFSHIPATDKKQLSQRAGEIYNSFLSSKATTPVNIDSQAQLADDVLTSPCPNMFKAQQLQIFNLMKFDSYSRFLKSGLYQECMLAEVEGGPLPDPYQIPCSPAPSKHSASSSLSLSTPIKEARKQRSGRSLNEDPIDEHEEHKKRGIFFSWARNRSFGKGPKKKDIGEINLASWGSNGRRESQGSLSSGASLELATSCSAGKIEVTSRCTARPGHHGNTEPR